The Methanophagales archaeon genome includes the window TTCCACTTCCTGTTCCTCACTGGTGTACATGGTTCGATTCAACCTCAATCAACCCTGCATCAATCTATTTACTGCATTGATGAACGCCTCAACGGACGCCATCACGATGTCGCCGCGGACACCCCGTGCGGTCACCACCCTGTCACCCCTCTGTACACCGACAATCACCTCAGCAAGAGCATCAGAGCCTCCTGTTATCGCTTCTATCCTGAAATCCTTTAGTTGCAGGTCACCGCCTATCTCACCCCTTATTATATCGTGAATTGCTTTTATCGCAGCATCCACAGGTCCTATACCCATTTGTGCACTCTTACATTCTCTACCCTTAACTATAGCCTTCAGAGAAGCCGTTGGTATCAAATTGTTACCGGTCATTACTGATAGCTCCTTCAATATCACCACTCGCTCGTGCTTCGCAACCTCTCCGGTAACCACCTCCGCAATTGAATACAGGTCATCGTCGGTGACCTTCTTACCACTCGCACTGAGCTCCTTTACACGCTCCAGTATCTCCTCTACCTGCTCACGCGACGGTGACATTCCTATCTCTGACAATTTCTTCTCTATCGAGTGCCGCCCAGTATGGGTTCCCAGTACAATCCGTCTCCTGTGCCCTACCATCTCAGGGGTCATTATCCCGGGCTCGAACGTATTACTCTGCTTTATCACACCATGTGCATGGATTCCGGATTCATGAGAAAATGCATTCTCGCCCACTACCGGCTGCGTGATCGGGATTTGAACACCGGAAAAGCGCTCGACCAGTTTCGCAGTCTCAAATAGGTACCGGGTCTTTATCCTTGTCCTCAATCCATATATCGCATTCAGACTCATCACAGTCTCCGCAAGGTCTGCATTGCCTGCTCGTTCTCCCAGTCCATTCACCGATACCTGGACCTGAGAGGCACCCGCCTTCACAGCTGCCAGGCTATTCG containing:
- a CDS encoding 2-isopropylmalate synthase, whose product is MQQKDRIVEVFDTTLRDGEQTPGISFTKAQKDTIARQLDKLGVDVIEAGFPVSSKKDKEAVRSIAHLGLSARICGLARLLTLDIDACIDCDVDMIHIFVPSSEIQREHTTGMSEDAVKEQTYEMTRYVKNHGFQCMFSAMDATRTELRFLQELYRIAEEAGADIVNVPDTVGVSEPFRMYELVSEIYKVVKVPISIHCHNDFGLAVANSLAAVKAGASQVQVSVNGLGERAGNADLAETVMSLNAIYGLRTRIKTRYLFETAKLVERFSGVQIPITQPVVGENAFSHESGIHAHGVIKQSNTFEPGIMTPEMVGHRRRIVLGTHTGRHSIEKKLSEIGMSPSREQVEEILERVKELSASGKKVTDDDLYSIAEVVTGEVAKHERVVILKELSVMTGNNLIPTASLKAIVKGRECKSAQMGIGPVDAAIKAIHDIIRGEIGGDLQLKDFRIEAITGGSDALAEVIVGVQRGDRVVTARGVRGDIVMASVEAFINAVNRLMQG